From Streptomyces sp. TLI_105, the proteins below share one genomic window:
- a CDS encoding Tat pathway signal sequence domain protein, producing MYEIARRHLGKVVAGAAMAVTGTAVAVAIGLPGSAGANDSAGTAGSTGVAGAAGVPGATAGDGSAGAAGQGETGEGATGSAPRPATVVPPAAEGEKGVGGDPLTDDELARAEALALTPPAASAQQDVTGGRGPQRLGTRLADPITGDASRRAEVRLYDYGRDELITKTVNLDTGKVESSGAQRGVQPSAHPEELREALELILASPLGKGVKEDYKDATGKELTSGKQLWFNGDVYRTYRESHVPPALARCGEHRCVRLVTKVLNGAWIDTRNLIVDLSARTVTRVG from the coding sequence GTGTACGAAATAGCGCGCCGCCACCTGGGGAAGGTGGTGGCCGGAGCGGCCATGGCGGTGACGGGAACCGCCGTCGCGGTCGCGATCGGCCTGCCGGGATCAGCAGGAGCGAACGATTCCGCCGGAACGGCGGGATCCACCGGAGTCGCCGGTGCCGCCGGAGTCCCCGGTGCGACGGCGGGCGACGGCTCGGCCGGTGCCGCCGGGCAGGGGGAGACCGGAGAGGGGGCCACGGGCTCCGCGCCGCGGCCGGCCACCGTGGTCCCGCCCGCGGCCGAGGGGGAGAAGGGCGTCGGAGGCGACCCGCTCACGGACGACGAGCTCGCCCGGGCCGAGGCGCTGGCGCTGACCCCGCCCGCCGCCTCCGCCCAGCAGGACGTCACGGGCGGCCGGGGCCCCCAGCGCCTCGGCACCCGGCTCGCCGACCCGATCACGGGCGACGCCTCGCGCCGCGCCGAGGTCCGCCTCTACGACTACGGGCGGGACGAGCTCATCACCAAGACCGTCAACCTCGACACCGGCAAGGTCGAGAGCTCCGGAGCCCAGCGCGGGGTCCAGCCCTCCGCCCACCCCGAGGAGCTGCGCGAGGCCCTGGAGCTGATCCTCGCGAGCCCGCTCGGCAAGGGCGTCAAGGAGGACTACAAGGACGCCACCGGCAAGGAGCTGACCTCCGGCAAGCAGCTGTGGTTCAACGGCGACGTCTACCGCACCTACCGCGAGTCCCATGTGCCCCCTGCGCTCGCCCGCTGCGGGGAGCACCGGTGCGTCCGGCTCGTCACCAAGGTCCTCAACGGGGCCTGGATCGACACCCGGAACCTGATCGTCGACCTCTCCGCGAGGACCGTCACCCGCGTCGGCTGA
- a CDS encoding alpha/beta fold hydrolase encodes MRVELSEVTLDVEVSGEGPAVLLVHGFPDSHHLWRHQVAALNAAGFRTVAPTLRGFGASGRPEGGPAAYHPGKHVGDLIELLAGLDLDRVHLVGHDWGSGIAQGLTQFFPDRVRSLSILSVGHLASIRAAGWEQKQRSWYMLLFQLAGLAEDWLARDDFANLREMLGEHPDAEAVIEPLRAPGALTAALDIYRAGIPPEAQFGADAPVVPLPESVPVMGVWSTGDRFLTERSMSGTAEYVAGSWRYERVEDAGHWLQLDQPAKVSELLLSFLKEHS; translated from the coding sequence ATGCGTGTCGAACTGTCCGAGGTGACCCTGGACGTCGAGGTGAGCGGGGAGGGGCCGGCCGTGCTGCTCGTGCACGGCTTCCCCGACAGCCACCATCTGTGGCGGCACCAGGTCGCGGCGCTGAACGCGGCCGGTTTCAGGACCGTCGCCCCCACCCTGCGGGGCTTCGGCGCCTCCGGCCGTCCCGAGGGCGGCCCGGCGGCGTACCACCCGGGCAAGCACGTCGGCGACCTGATCGAGCTCCTGGCCGGACTCGACCTGGACCGGGTCCATCTGGTCGGCCACGACTGGGGTTCGGGCATCGCCCAGGGTCTGACCCAGTTCTTCCCGGACCGGGTGCGGAGCCTGAGCATCCTTTCCGTGGGGCATCTGGCGTCGATCCGGGCCGCGGGCTGGGAGCAGAAGCAGCGCTCCTGGTACATGCTGCTGTTCCAGCTGGCCGGGCTCGCCGAGGACTGGCTCGCGCGGGACGACTTCGCCAACCTGCGGGAGATGCTCGGCGAGCACCCGGACGCGGAGGCGGTGATCGAGCCGCTGCGGGCGCCGGGCGCGCTGACGGCCGCGCTGGACATCTACCGGGCGGGCATCCCGCCGGAGGCTCAGTTCGGCGCCGACGCTCCGGTGGTCCCGCTGCCGGAGTCGGTGCCGGTGATGGGCGTGTGGTCGACCGGCGACCGTTTCCTCACCGAGCGCTCGATGTCCGGGACGGCCGAGTACGTGGCGGGGAGCTGGCGCTACGAGCGGGTCGAGGACGCGGGCCACTGGCTGCAGCTGGACCAGCCGGCGAAGGTGAGCGAACTGCTGCTCTCCTTCCTCAAGGAGCACTCCTGA
- a CDS encoding SAV2148 family HEPN domain-containing protein, which translates to MSSGGLELPPGDAGHEGGPADPAEAPPGTAVPPGVALPPGAAVPPGTVTVGRPVEIGAELDWGPEAWSEVRTRAQRAGRAYIWLNLVEQRLRAVVAAVLRPVYEPVHGEEWVVAAAGPAGQEWVQRAVAVREVSRRKGYLLDPADDNVLSFLTLPQLRELMVQHWPCFEPYFDDRREVELALDELEVTRNVVSRNRALSLTVLAQSERASARILEILGGGAGVPSADRLPVDAVEDLVGDRYADVVSVHPDRVRLQRQLPAEDLFGGARRLDATGIGLNLLVQNFSGRRMVRLAESGCRTRLLFLNPASSAVKRRERELGLKKGELSRSVEMNILHMRRVRSKLRDPGAFQIHVFDETPRFTAYLVDGDGPDGVGVVQSYLRRARGMEAPVLVLRGGGRNVVRHGQSARDGDHGLFETYREEFESVWLDSRPVS; encoded by the coding sequence GTGAGCTCGGGAGGTCTGGAGCTGCCCCCAGGTGACGCGGGTCACGAGGGGGGTCCGGCCGACCCCGCAGAGGCGCCGCCGGGTACGGCCGTGCCGCCGGGCGTCGCCCTGCCGCCGGGCGCGGCCGTGCCGCCCGGCACGGTCACCGTCGGGCGGCCGGTGGAGATAGGGGCGGAGCTCGACTGGGGCCCCGAGGCCTGGAGCGAGGTCCGCACCCGGGCCCAGCGCGCCGGCCGCGCCTACATCTGGCTGAACCTCGTCGAACAGCGGCTGCGGGCCGTGGTCGCCGCCGTCCTGCGACCCGTGTACGAACCGGTGCACGGCGAGGAGTGGGTGGTGGCCGCGGCCGGACCCGCCGGCCAGGAATGGGTCCAGCGGGCCGTCGCCGTCCGCGAGGTCTCCCGGCGCAAGGGCTACCTCCTGGACCCGGCCGACGACAACGTGCTGAGCTTCCTCACGCTGCCGCAGCTGCGCGAGCTGATGGTGCAGCACTGGCCCTGCTTCGAGCCCTACTTCGACGACCGGCGCGAGGTCGAGCTCGCCCTCGACGAGCTGGAGGTCACGCGGAACGTGGTCTCCCGCAACCGGGCCCTCTCGCTGACCGTCCTCGCCCAGTCCGAGCGGGCCTCCGCCCGCATCCTGGAGATCCTCGGCGGTGGCGCCGGGGTGCCGTCCGCCGACCGGCTGCCCGTGGACGCGGTCGAGGACCTCGTCGGCGACCGGTACGCGGACGTCGTCTCCGTCCATCCCGACCGGGTCCGGCTGCAGCGGCAGCTGCCCGCCGAGGACCTCTTCGGCGGCGCCCGCCGCCTCGACGCCACCGGCATAGGCCTCAACCTGCTCGTGCAGAACTTCTCCGGCCGCCGCATGGTCCGGCTCGCCGAGTCCGGCTGTCGGACCCGGCTCCTCTTCCTCAACCCCGCGAGCAGCGCCGTCAAGCGCCGCGAGCGCGAACTCGGCCTGAAGAAGGGCGAGCTGAGCCGCTCGGTCGAGATGAACATCCTGCACATGCGCCGGGTCCGCTCGAAGCTGCGCGATCCGGGCGCCTTCCAGATCCACGTCTTCGACGAGACCCCGCGCTTCACCGCCTACCTGGTGGACGGCGACGGACCGGACGGGGTGGGCGTCGTCCAGTCGTACCTGCGCCGGGCCCGGGGCATGGAGGCGCCGGTCCTCGTCCTGCGCGGCGGCGGACGGAACGTCGTCCGGCACGGACAGTCCGCCCGTGACGGGGATCACGGACTTTTCGAGACGTATCGGGAAGAATTCGAGTCGGTCTGGCTCGACTCCCGGCCCGTCTCCTGA
- a CDS encoding 3'-5' exonuclease, whose translation MAWHGSTLVGFDLETTGTEPLEARIVTASIVEVDGGGQVRRRRDWLADPGIRIPEQAAAIHGISTERAAAEGRPVREVADEIAQTLAAYWEDGVPVVAYNASFDLTLLAAELRRHGLPSLEERLGGAAVGPVVDPYTIDRAVDRYRRGKRTLEAVCGEYGVVLEAAHQAAADALAAVRVAVAIAERHPQVAGLDPAELHERQIGWYRVWAEGLQAFLRGKGDAEAVVDSTWPLREAVAAA comes from the coding sequence ATGGCTTGGCACGGCTCGACCCTTGTCGGCTTCGACCTGGAGACGACCGGCACCGAACCGCTGGAGGCCCGGATCGTCACGGCCTCGATCGTCGAGGTCGACGGCGGTGGGCAGGTCAGGCGGCGGCGGGACTGGCTCGCCGACCCGGGCATCCGCATCCCGGAGCAGGCCGCCGCGATCCACGGCATCAGCACCGAGCGCGCGGCGGCCGAGGGGCGGCCGGTCCGCGAGGTCGCCGACGAGATCGCGCAGACCCTCGCCGCGTACTGGGAGGACGGCGTCCCGGTCGTCGCGTACAACGCCTCCTTCGACCTCACGCTCCTCGCCGCCGAGCTGCGCCGCCACGGGCTGCCGTCGCTCGAGGAGCGGCTCGGCGGGGCGGCCGTCGGCCCGGTCGTCGATCCGTACACCATCGACCGGGCCGTCGACCGCTACCGGCGCGGCAAGCGCACCCTGGAGGCGGTCTGCGGGGAGTACGGCGTGGTGCTCGAAGCCGCCCACCAGGCCGCCGCCGACGCCCTCGCCGCCGTCCGGGTCGCCGTCGCGATAGCCGAGCGGCACCCGCAGGTGGCCGGTCTGGACCCGGCCGAGCTGCACGAGCGCCAGATCGGCTGGTACCGCGTCTGGGCCGAGGGCCTCCAGGCCTTCCTGCGCGGCAAGGGCGACGCGGAGGCGGTCGTCGACTCCACGTGGCCCCTGCGCGAGGCGGTCGCGGCGGCCTGA
- a CDS encoding copper amine oxidase, protein MSIQRIRNGRTRKRGAVLTAAALLGTATAAAGPVGGAVAAPNPPAPTRPARATTTPDCSAAYRITQKLDGGTTWRMCWRYDTDAGLTLDRVTYQPPGAAAPIPVLNSARLAQIHVPYDDGGAEYDDLTGAGFGWGLQNLKPAECPGGTLTTVKVPEVGDVKGLCTTTRARGHAYRVASDSGSKVWQAQAKDLLVYTVNKVGWYEYITEWRFTADGTIGANVGATGSLSPVDYNATDGRGWPLGKGARGYATSHAHNVFWKLDFGLDGSTKDRIEQFDSTVTAPTGGGGPTVKTTRTVVTKELAGDAKNMRWWRVVSGTGKNADGHARSYEIVPGHTDTHAGRGFTKHDVYFTQSRACEKFASNNIGGCAAGAGDSVDKWVNGETLTKPSVWVNIGFHHIARDEDQQPMPVHWQGFQLAPRDVTAMNPLTPADLASQNGQPDLGS, encoded by the coding sequence ATGTCCATCCAGCGAATCCGGAACGGGCGCACCCGCAAACGGGGCGCCGTCCTGACCGCCGCCGCCCTGCTCGGCACCGCCACGGCCGCCGCAGGCCCCGTGGGCGGCGCCGTCGCCGCCCCCAACCCGCCGGCCCCGACACGCCCGGCGCGCGCCACGACGACGCCCGACTGCTCGGCCGCGTACCGCATCACGCAGAAGCTCGACGGCGGCACCACCTGGCGCATGTGCTGGCGGTACGACACCGACGCCGGGCTCACGCTCGACCGCGTCACCTACCAGCCGCCCGGCGCCGCCGCGCCCATCCCCGTCCTCAACAGCGCCCGGCTCGCCCAGATCCACGTGCCGTACGACGACGGCGGCGCCGAGTACGACGACCTCACCGGCGCCGGCTTCGGCTGGGGCCTGCAGAACCTCAAACCGGCAGAGTGCCCCGGCGGCACCCTCACCACCGTCAAGGTGCCCGAGGTCGGCGACGTCAAGGGCCTGTGCACCACCACGCGGGCGCGCGGGCACGCGTACCGCGTGGCCAGCGACAGCGGGTCCAAGGTCTGGCAGGCCCAGGCCAAGGACCTGCTCGTCTACACCGTCAACAAGGTCGGCTGGTACGAGTACATCACCGAGTGGCGCTTCACCGCCGACGGCACCATCGGCGCCAACGTCGGAGCCACCGGCAGCCTCTCGCCCGTCGACTACAACGCCACCGACGGACGCGGCTGGCCCCTCGGCAAGGGCGCCCGCGGCTACGCCACCAGCCACGCCCACAACGTCTTCTGGAAGCTCGACTTCGGTCTGGACGGCTCCACCAAGGACCGGATCGAGCAGTTCGACTCCACCGTCACCGCCCCCACCGGCGGCGGCGGACCCACCGTGAAGACCACCCGCACCGTCGTCACCAAGGAACTCGCCGGCGACGCCAAGAACATGCGCTGGTGGCGGGTGGTCAGCGGCACCGGCAAGAACGCCGACGGCCACGCCCGCTCGTACGAGATCGTGCCCGGCCACACCGACACCCACGCGGGACGCGGCTTCACCAAGCACGACGTGTATTTCACCCAGTCCCGCGCCTGCGAGAAGTTCGCGAGCAACAACATCGGCGGCTGCGCGGCCGGCGCCGGTGACAGCGTGGACAAATGGGTCAACGGTGAGACTCTGACCAAACCGTCCGTGTGGGTCAACATCGGGTTCCATCACATCGCCCGGGACGAGGACCAGCAGCCGATGCCGGTCCACTGGCAGGGCTTCCAGCTCGCGCCCAGGGACGTAACCGCTATGAATCCGCTCACTCCGGCCGATCTCGCCTCCCAGAACGGGCAGCCCGATCTGGGGAGTTGA